In the Nomascus leucogenys isolate Asia chromosome 5, Asia_NLE_v1, whole genome shotgun sequence genome, one interval contains:
- the LOC100585563 gene encoding paraspeckle component 1-like: MRMGDMGPRGAINMGDAFSPAPAGNQGPPPMMGMNMNNRATIPGPPMGPGPAMGPEGAANMGTPMMPDNGAVHNDRFPQGPPSQMGSPMGSRTGSETPQAPMSGVGPVSGGPGGFGRGNQGGNFEGPNKRRRY, encoded by the exons ATGAGAATGGGTGATATGGGTCCCCGTGGAGCAATAAACATGGGAG ATGCGTTTAGCCCAGCCCCTGCTGGTAACCAAGGTCCTCCTCCAATGATGGGTATGAATATGAACAACAGAGCAACTATACCTGGCCCACCAATGGGTCCTGGTCCTGCCATGGGACCAGAAGGAGCCGCAAATATGGGAACCCCAATGATGCCAGATAATGGAGCAGTG CACAATGACAGATTTCCTCAAGGACCGCCATCTCAGATGGGTTCACCTATGGGGAGTAGAACAGGTTCTGAAACCCCTCAAGCACCAATGAGTGGTGTAGGTCCTGTGAGTGGTGGTCCTGGTGGCTTTGGTAGAGGAAATCAAGGGGGCAACTTTGAAGGCCCTAATAAGCGTCGTAGATATTAA